The following coding sequences are from one Acidimicrobiales bacterium window:
- a CDS encoding homogentisate 1,2-dioxygenase, translating to MATNLPQWQQGTVTRQAHVGLPPGTVEDEHGRGGFSGPASHLYRLHAPTGWTSVDGPAAHRAWDTTRITNSAMRWPLWLLTNGQVAIGVLHFEPGDPAGDAAEFLRDADGDLCWFVHTGVGVLATEYGPLHYQPGDFLVVPRGTTFRFEPAQSTHLLAVEAIGSRFDLPDRGLLGRHAPFDPAILEVPEPAPIDESGDFAVVIKRDGEKTVVRYPFHPFDVVGWKGDVAPMRLNVADHRPIVSPRYHLPPSVHTDFVADGLAVGVFAPRPLEEDPDSVRLPFFHRNVDCDEVILYHSGQFFSRAGIGPGMLTFHPSGLHHGPQPGAVDRDRAAAEAARAGDGKVHVRTDEYAVMIDVFRPLHPVPSDAAAAAEVEGYVASWSSEPANR from the coding sequence ATGGCAACGAACTTGCCGCAGTGGCAACAGGGAACCGTCACCCGGCAGGCCCATGTCGGGCTCCCACCGGGCACGGTCGAAGACGAGCATGGTCGCGGTGGCTTCAGCGGGCCGGCGTCGCACTTGTATCGCCTCCACGCGCCGACCGGGTGGACCTCGGTCGACGGGCCCGCCGCCCATCGCGCCTGGGACACCACCCGCATCACGAACAGCGCGATGCGGTGGCCACTGTGGCTGCTCACCAACGGGCAAGTGGCCATCGGCGTGTTGCACTTCGAGCCGGGCGACCCGGCCGGCGACGCCGCCGAGTTCCTCCGCGATGCCGACGGCGACCTCTGCTGGTTCGTCCACACCGGTGTCGGCGTGCTGGCCACGGAGTACGGACCGCTGCACTACCAACCGGGTGACTTTCTGGTGGTCCCGCGTGGCACCACGTTCCGCTTCGAGCCGGCGCAGTCGACGCACTTGCTCGCCGTCGAGGCGATCGGTTCGCGGTTCGACCTCCCCGATCGCGGACTGCTCGGTCGGCATGCACCGTTTGATCCCGCCATCCTCGAAGTCCCCGAACCGGCGCCCATCGATGAGTCCGGCGACTTCGCGGTGGTGATCAAGCGCGACGGCGAGAAAACCGTGGTCCGCTACCCGTTCCATCCCTTCGACGTGGTCGGTTGGAAAGGCGACGTCGCTCCGATGCGGCTCAACGTGGCTGACCACCGACCGATCGTGTCGCCCCGCTACCACTTGCCACCGTCGGTCCACACCGACTTCGTGGCTGACGGCCTGGCCGTCGGGGTGTTCGCGCCGCGGCCGCTGGAAGAGGATCCCGACTCGGTGCGGCTGCCGTTCTTCCACCGCAACGTCGACTGCGACGAGGTGATCCTCTACCACTCCGGGCAGTTCTTCTCGCGAGCCGGCATCGGTCCGGGGATGTTGACGTTCCACCCGTCGGGTCTGCACCACGGACCGCAGCCCGGCGCGGTCGACCGTGACCGCGCCGCGGCGGAGGCAGCCCGCGCGGGCGACGGCAAGGTCCACGTGCGCACGGACGAGTACGCGGTGATGATCGACGTGTTCCGGCCGCTGCACCCCGTGCCTTCCGACGCGGCCGCGGCGGCCGAAGTCGAGGGGTATGTGGCGTCGTGGTCGAGCGAACCGGCCAATCGCTGA
- a CDS encoding SRPBCC family protein, which translates to MAEHAIEHTTVDAPVDDCLAVVLDFERYPEWARALKEVTVASRDDEGRPLEVQFRAAGFGHSTTYRLRYDYSGSPGRLSWTLVESDVCRKLDGYYDFRPADGDPGRTEVDYLLEAELVVPLPAFIKRRTELKIIHTALHDLRARIEQQAAGVEPS; encoded by the coding sequence ATGGCCGAGCACGCCATCGAACACACCACCGTCGACGCTCCCGTCGACGACTGCCTGGCCGTCGTCCTCGACTTCGAGCGCTACCCGGAGTGGGCACGTGCGCTGAAGGAAGTCACCGTCGCGTCCCGCGACGACGAAGGTCGCCCGCTCGAAGTGCAGTTCCGCGCCGCGGGCTTCGGGCACAGCACGACGTACCGGTTGCGCTACGACTACTCGGGCTCGCCCGGCAGGCTGTCGTGGACGCTGGTCGAGAGCGACGTGTGCCGCAAGCTTGACGGCTACTACGACTTCCGACCCGCCGATGGCGACCCTGGCCGCACCGAAGTCGACTACCTCCTCGAGGCGGAGCTGGTGGTGCCGCTTCCGGCGTTCATCAAGCGACGCACGGAGCTCAAGATCATCCACACCGCCCTGCACGACTTGCGGGCCCGGATCGAACAGCAGGCGGCAGGAGTCGAGCCGTCGTAG
- a CDS encoding glycosyltransferase family 4 protein translates to MPHLLVTNDFPPKHGGIQSYLWELWRRLPPDDVTVLTTSFRGDAAWDREQPYRVVRDPARVLFPTPPIVRRINELAADVGAKLVVLDPALPLGLVGPRLELPYAVVVHGAEVTVPGRAPGVRGLLGWVLRGARAVIAAGGYPAREAERAAGTSLPVTVIPPGVDPTRFQPLDAPARAGTRARFGLPADGPLVVSVSRLVPRKGVDVVIEAVARLAPTHPGLTLAVGGDGRDRVRLERLARRTGAPAHFLGRVPDDDLPALYGVGDVFAMLCRNRWAGLEQEGFGIVFLEAAAAGVPQVAGDSGGAAEAVAHGESGLVVDDPTDVAATAAALSRLLDEPALRAGAAAAGRARAESEYGYDVLAARLVDALDRAAQGAP, encoded by the coding sequence GTGCCCCACCTGCTCGTCACCAACGACTTCCCGCCCAAGCACGGTGGGATCCAGTCGTACTTGTGGGAGCTGTGGCGCCGTCTTCCACCCGACGACGTCACCGTGCTGACGACGTCGTTTCGTGGCGACGCAGCGTGGGATCGCGAGCAGCCGTACCGCGTGGTGCGGGACCCGGCGCGGGTGCTGTTCCCGACGCCGCCGATCGTGCGGAGGATCAACGAGCTCGCCGCCGACGTCGGCGCGAAGTTGGTGGTGCTCGACCCGGCCCTTCCGTTGGGCTTGGTCGGCCCCCGCCTCGAGCTGCCGTACGCGGTGGTCGTGCACGGGGCCGAAGTCACCGTGCCCGGCCGTGCACCGGGCGTGCGGGGGCTCCTCGGTTGGGTCCTGCGTGGGGCGCGCGCCGTCATCGCAGCGGGCGGTTATCCGGCCCGCGAAGCCGAACGGGCGGCCGGCACCTCGTTGCCGGTCACGGTGATCCCGCCTGGTGTCGACCCGACCCGCTTCCAACCGCTCGACGCGCCGGCGCGTGCCGGCACGCGTGCCCGGTTCGGACTGCCCGCTGATGGTCCGCTCGTCGTGTCGGTCAGCCGCCTGGTGCCGCGCAAGGGCGTCGACGTGGTGATCGAGGCCGTCGCCCGACTCGCGCCGACGCATCCGGGGCTCACGTTGGCGGTCGGCGGTGACGGCCGCGACCGGGTGAGGTTGGAGCGCCTCGCTCGTCGCACGGGCGCGCCGGCACATTTTCTCGGACGGGTGCCCGACGACGACCTCCCGGCGTTGTACGGCGTCGGCGACGTCTTCGCGATGTTGTGCCGCAACCGGTGGGCCGGTCTCGAGCAGGAAGGCTTCGGGATCGTGTTCCTGGAGGCGGCCGCCGCAGGCGTTCCACAAGTGGCCGGCGACAGCGGAGGAGCCGCCGAGGCCGTCGCACACGGCGAGTCCGGCCTGGTGGTCGACGACCCCACCGACGTGGCGGCCACTGCCGCCGCCTTGTCGAGGTTGCTCGACGAACCCGCCCTGCGAGCCGGCGCCGCGGCGGCCGGGCGCGCCCGCGCGGAGTCCGAGTATGGCTACGACGTGCTGGCGGCGCGCCTGGTCGACGCGCTCGACCGGGCCGCGCAGGGCGCGCCGTGA
- a CDS encoding ArsA family ATPase has product MAGEPRSTPDERAAVTRGAHPGGRAKSATAKSAAARRTATKKPTPQQAAAKKATAKKATAKKATAKKASAKKGAAGARAGSARPRSRSTDAEQVTPTSLDGTRVLLFTGKGGVGKTTTAAATALRCAELGHRTIVLSTDPAHSLADAFGIELGPLTREIAPNLFGQQLDAQDRMEDAWADIQEWLRGVFDWAGVDGIEAEELSVLPGLDEIFALADIKHYASSGEWDVVVVDCAPTAETIRLLSLPDILSWYMERLFPMGRRVNKVVAPVLSRVTSLPVAGDDVLGSVQRFYDRLDGVREILGDGLRSSVRLVVNPERMVIAEARRTHTYLSLFGYRVDAVIANRLLPDVVSDPWFDRWKAAHAEHLDQIEQGFAPIPVLRAELAAEELIGLDRLRPFAATLYPDVDPAAMLHDGDPIDIRERPGGGFALRMTLPNASKDDLELGRRDDELLIRVGPYRRAVLLPDSLKRRAVTGASLEGSVLEVGFDHG; this is encoded by the coding sequence GTGGCCGGTGAGCCGAGATCGACGCCCGACGAGCGCGCCGCGGTGACGCGCGGCGCCCACCCGGGTGGGCGCGCCAAGAGCGCCACGGCGAAGTCCGCGGCGGCGAGGCGGACCGCGACGAAGAAGCCGACGCCGCAGCAGGCCGCGGCGAAGAAGGCAACGGCGAAGAAGGCAACGGCGAAGAAGGCAACGGCGAAGAAGGCATCGGCGAAGAAGGGCGCCGCTGGCGCGAGAGCTGGGTCAGCTCGTCCCCGTAGCCGGAGCACCGATGCCGAGCAGGTCACCCCCACGTCGCTCGACGGCACCCGCGTGCTGCTGTTCACCGGTAAGGGTGGGGTCGGCAAGACCACCACCGCCGCGGCCACCGCCTTGCGGTGCGCGGAGCTGGGGCACCGCACGATCGTGCTGTCCACCGATCCGGCCCACAGCCTCGCCGACGCCTTCGGCATCGAGCTGGGGCCGCTCACCCGCGAGATCGCCCCCAACCTCTTTGGTCAGCAGCTCGACGCACAGGACCGCATGGAGGACGCCTGGGCCGACATCCAAGAGTGGCTGCGGGGCGTGTTCGACTGGGCCGGCGTCGACGGGATCGAGGCCGAGGAGCTGTCGGTGCTGCCCGGACTCGACGAGATCTTCGCGCTGGCGGACATCAAGCACTACGCGTCGTCGGGGGAGTGGGACGTCGTGGTCGTCGACTGCGCGCCCACTGCGGAGACCATCCGGCTGCTCTCCTTGCCCGACATCTTGTCGTGGTACATGGAGCGGCTGTTCCCCATGGGGCGGCGGGTCAACAAGGTCGTGGCGCCGGTGCTGTCGCGGGTCACCTCGCTGCCGGTCGCGGGCGACGACGTGCTGGGCTCGGTCCAGAGGTTCTACGACCGGCTCGACGGCGTCCGCGAGATCCTGGGCGACGGGCTGCGTTCGTCCGTCCGCCTGGTCGTCAACCCCGAGCGGATGGTCATCGCCGAGGCCCGCCGCACGCACACGTACTTGTCGCTGTTCGGCTACCGAGTCGACGCGGTCATCGCCAACCGGCTGCTCCCTGACGTCGTGAGCGACCCGTGGTTCGACCGGTGGAAGGCGGCCCATGCCGAGCATCTCGACCAGATCGAGCAAGGGTTCGCGCCCATACCTGTGTTGCGCGCCGAGCTGGCGGCCGAGGAGCTGATCGGGCTCGACCGGCTGCGCCCCTTCGCGGCCACCTTGTACCCGGACGTCGACCCTGCGGCGATGTTGCACGACGGTGACCCCATCGACATTCGGGAGCGGCCCGGTGGCGGCTTCGCGCTCCGGATGACGCTGCCGAACGCCTCGAAAGACGACCTCGAGCTGGGTCGCCGCGACGACGAGTTGCTGATCCGGGTCGGCCCGTATCGGCGAGCTGTCCTGCTGCCCGACTCGCTCAAGCGTCGCGCGGTCACCGGTGCCAGCCTCGAGGGCAGCGTGCTGGAAGTGGGGTTCGACCATGGCTGA
- a CDS encoding DEDD exonuclease domain-containing protein, giving the protein MTTPDTGDGERGPQRRPADLLTTERLFDTTVAMRDPGDAVPAPRFVQRTLDDLGTPLSEVTFCVIDLETTGGTATDGGITEIGAVKLRGGECLGRFQTLVNPGALIPPFITVLTGITQAMVMPAPHTNEVLPSLLEFIGDAVIVGHNVRYDLGYLDAALERTGRPRLSNRSVDTCALARRLVRDEVPNCKLGTLADRFRLDHQPSHRALDDALATGDLLHFLLERAAAWGVLGLDDLLTLPKLGGHPQADKLRFTEDLPRSPGVYIFRDRGGRALYVGKATNLRSRVRSYFSGDERRKIGPMLRETAGVDHIGCATPLEAAVLEVRLIHQLEPRFNRQAKTWRSYAYVKLTNERFPRLSVVRRARPDGARYLGPLSSTRAAQRVIEAVQTVVPLRRCTAPVPVQARREGACAAAQLGVALCPCTGGVSETEYRRHVDAVVRGFTTDPSILLGPLEARMVDLAAQERFEEAADLRDRADALATALRRQRRFEGLWRSARVVLDVAVSRTAGGDHDARQRLAFVRGELVEAGPVGRQDPFPTFGPGCLPAPGDGTPSPTRDASTPVGDTHSPAGDTPAPVGDTHSPVGDTPAPAGDAGIGCPDALVHAFERHVADELACVAAWLDRHPDQVRLVSCDGALATPLPPLPQFRPTARATHAPRR; this is encoded by the coding sequence GTGACCACTCCGGACACCGGCGACGGGGAACGCGGCCCCCAGCGCCGACCCGCGGACCTCTTGACGACCGAACGCCTGTTCGATACAACGGTGGCGATGCGCGACCCCGGCGACGCAGTGCCCGCTCCCCGCTTCGTGCAGCGCACGCTCGACGATCTCGGCACGCCGCTGTCGGAGGTCACCTTCTGCGTCATCGACCTCGAGACCACCGGCGGTACCGCGACCGACGGCGGGATCACCGAGATCGGCGCTGTCAAGCTCCGGGGCGGCGAGTGCCTCGGTCGCTTCCAGACGCTCGTCAACCCGGGGGCACTCATCCCCCCGTTCATCACCGTGCTCACCGGCATCACCCAGGCGATGGTGATGCCGGCGCCGCACACCAACGAGGTCCTCCCGTCCCTGCTGGAGTTCATCGGCGACGCGGTGATCGTCGGTCACAACGTCCGCTACGACTTGGGCTATCTCGACGCGGCGCTCGAGCGCACGGGTCGCCCCCGGCTGTCGAACCGCTCCGTCGACACCTGTGCGCTCGCCCGACGCCTCGTGCGCGACGAAGTGCCCAACTGCAAGCTGGGCACCCTTGCCGACCGGTTCCGCCTCGACCACCAACCCAGCCACCGCGCGCTCGACGACGCGCTCGCCACCGGCGACCTGCTCCACTTCCTGCTCGAACGGGCCGCCGCATGGGGCGTGCTCGGGCTCGACGACCTGCTCACCCTTCCGAAGCTCGGCGGTCACCCCCAGGCCGACAAGCTCCGCTTCACCGAAGACCTCCCGCGCTCGCCGGGCGTGTACATCTTCCGGGACCGGGGTGGCCGCGCCTTGTACGTCGGCAAGGCCACCAACCTGCGGAGTCGGGTCCGCTCGTACTTCTCGGGCGACGAGCGGCGCAAGATCGGGCCGATGCTCCGCGAAACGGCGGGCGTCGACCACATCGGGTGTGCCACTCCCCTCGAAGCCGCCGTGCTCGAAGTGCGCCTGATCCACCAGCTCGAGCCACGCTTCAACCGCCAAGCCAAGACCTGGCGCTCGTACGCGTACGTGAAGCTCACCAACGAGCGCTTCCCTCGCCTGTCGGTCGTGCGCCGAGCACGCCCCGATGGCGCACGCTACCTGGGGCCGCTGTCGTCGACCCGCGCCGCGCAACGGGTGATCGAGGCCGTCCAGACCGTCGTACCGCTGCGACGCTGCACCGCGCCCGTCCCGGTCCAGGCACGACGCGAGGGCGCATGCGCGGCTGCGCAGCTCGGCGTGGCGCTGTGCCCGTGCACTGGCGGCGTGTCAGAGACCGAGTATCGACGCCACGTCGACGCCGTGGTCCGGGGCTTCACCACCGACCCGTCGATCCTGCTCGGACCGCTCGAGGCGCGCATGGTGGACCTCGCCGCCCAGGAACGGTTCGAGGAAGCGGCCGACCTGCGCGACCGTGCCGACGCGCTCGCCACCGCGCTGCGCCGCCAGCGCCGCTTCGAGGGTCTGTGGCGCTCGGCGCGGGTCGTGCTCGACGTCGCGGTGAGCCGTACGGCCGGCGGCGACCACGACGCCCGCCAACGCCTGGCGTTCGTGCGTGGCGAGCTGGTCGAGGCCGGGCCCGTCGGGCGGCAAGACCCGTTCCCCACCTTCGGCCCGGGCTGCCTTCCCGCGCCGGGTGACGGCACCCCCTCCCCGACCCGCGACGCCTCCACCCCGGTCGGCGACACCCACTCGCCGGCCGGCGACACCCCCGCGCCGGTCGGCGACACCCACTCGCCGGTCGGCGACACCCCCGCGCCGGCCGGCGACGCCGGGATCGGCTGCCCGGATGCGCTGGTCCACGCCTTTGAGCGGCACGTGGCCGACGAGCTGGCCTGCGTCGCCGCCTGGCTCGACCGGCATCCGGACCAGGTCCGCCTGGTGTCGTGCGACGGCGCGCTGGCCACCCCGCTCCCGCCGCTCCCCCAGTTCCGCCCCACCGCGCGCGCCACCCACGCGCCCCGCCGCTGA
- the sepH gene encoding septation protein SepH, whose amino-acid sequence MKKLHLVGLTTDRKNLMLSTRRGSKSGAYTVEIDDDLVQALTQPASGSETPVPTAKRGRSTPNAQQAAELEEILGEQEARLRQDSSLSVRDIQTRLRRGHRLDEVAKEAGVSREWVARFAAPVVAEQAAVVNELREATFSARRKGPSAAPVAESIARNLLDKGVTDVAEQLEQGWRAHQVEGDEWLVRFDYRSRGRTQVAEWRWRRRSGRAVAVNRLAAELAHLEHDAGDVAAIVSPPTLHTRTGSRSRHPSGGEGDRAPSNGARAKRASKRTGGTTRAGEGGTEVAPSRPAAKKAAAKRRPATRAAAKGTTAKRAAATKSTGSKKATAKKAAAAKSTGSKKAPAKKATAKKPAAKRAGTVRSAATAGAGARKATPANKRAAARKGTPAKAAPPSKRAASKRAAGKAAAAKPSATRGAARKRAGAPGNNARTKATGTGSSSARPSRGGTPSRPAREPAAPVVETSVAASQAALAEPVSSNGQGAVVQPEGRTSVASPAGGGRMLPTEDPFAGLDLSAGFSPNWRETPVGEPDPDPSPSPRLARTEWPPRVEGGAAPGDETDGGDPSSAPVHRRRAPLRAER is encoded by the coding sequence GTGAAGAAACTCCACTTGGTCGGCCTCACAACCGACCGCAAGAACCTGATGTTGAGCACGCGTCGCGGCAGCAAGTCGGGCGCGTACACCGTCGAGATCGACGACGACCTCGTGCAGGCGCTGACGCAGCCGGCCAGCGGCAGCGAGACGCCGGTGCCCACCGCGAAGCGTGGCCGCTCGACGCCCAACGCCCAACAGGCTGCCGAGTTGGAGGAGATCCTCGGCGAGCAAGAGGCTCGTCTGCGCCAAGACAGCTCGCTCAGCGTTCGCGACATCCAGACCCGGCTCCGGCGAGGCCACCGCCTCGACGAGGTCGCCAAAGAGGCCGGCGTGAGTCGCGAGTGGGTGGCGCGGTTCGCCGCGCCAGTGGTCGCCGAGCAAGCCGCGGTGGTCAACGAGCTGCGCGAGGCCACCTTCTCCGCGCGGCGCAAGGGTCCGTCGGCCGCACCGGTGGCCGAGTCCATCGCCCGGAACCTGCTCGACAAAGGCGTCACCGATGTCGCCGAGCAGCTCGAGCAGGGTTGGCGCGCGCATCAGGTCGAGGGCGACGAATGGCTCGTGCGGTTCGACTACCGATCGAGGGGCCGCACGCAGGTGGCCGAGTGGCGCTGGCGTCGTCGTAGCGGTCGTGCCGTTGCGGTGAACCGCTTGGCGGCGGAGCTCGCCCACCTCGAGCACGACGCGGGGGATGTGGCGGCCATCGTCTCGCCCCCGACCCTGCACACGCGTACCGGGAGTCGGTCCCGCCACCCATCCGGCGGCGAAGGCGACCGTGCTCCGTCGAACGGCGCGCGTGCCAAGCGGGCCTCGAAGCGGACGGGAGGCACCACCCGCGCCGGCGAGGGCGGCACAGAAGTGGCCCCGTCGCGTCCGGCCGCGAAGAAGGCGGCCGCCAAACGCCGTCCGGCGACGAGGGCCGCGGCCAAGGGGACGACGGCCAAGCGGGCGGCCGCCACCAAGTCCACCGGCTCGAAGAAGGCAACGGCGAAGAAGGCGGCCGCCGCCAAGTCCACCGGCTCGAAGAAGGCACCGGCGAAGAAGGCAACGGCGAAGAAGCCGGCGGCCAAGCGGGCTGGGACCGTCCGGAGCGCAGCGACGGCGGGCGCTGGCGCGAGGAAGGCCACACCTGCCAACAAGCGCGCCGCCGCGAGGAAGGGCACACCAGCGAAGGCCGCGCCGCCCAGCAAGCGAGCGGCCAGCAAGCGAGCGGCCGGCAAGGCTGCGGCCGCGAAGCCGTCGGCCACTCGTGGCGCGGCACGCAAGCGGGCCGGCGCCCCCGGGAACAACGCGCGAACGAAGGCCACCGGCACGGGCTCCTCGTCGGCGCGCCCCTCGCGCGGCGGCACGCCGTCACGTCCCGCCCGGGAACCCGCGGCGCCGGTCGTCGAGACGTCGGTCGCGGCGTCCCAAGCGGCGCTCGCCGAGCCGGTGTCCTCGAATGGCCAGGGCGCGGTGGTCCAGCCCGAGGGGCGTACGTCCGTTGCGTCACCCGCTGGCGGCGGCCGGATGCTGCCGACCGAGGACCCGTTCGCAGGCCTCGACTTGTCGGCTGGGTTCTCGCCGAACTGGCGTGAGACCCCGGTGGGCGAGCCGGACCCTGACCCCTCGCCTTCGCCGCGGCTGGCACGCACCGAATGGCCGCCGCGGGTCGAGGGCGGCGCCGCCCCGGGCGACGAGACCGACGGGGGCGACCCCTCATCCGCACCCGTTCATCGCCGCCGCGCACCGCTGCGCGCTGAGCGCTGA
- a CDS encoding NAD(P)H-dependent oxidoreductase — MARLLVVSHSRSGGTAQLRDAVLDGIASATEEMGATASLELRRLECEAAGPDDVRWAELVVLGCPERFGYMAGLMKDFLERIYYEVIDETRSKPWGLFVKAGNDGSGAVRSVERIVAGLQWKQVLAPVVAVGDDVTVEHTDAAWELGATLAAGLLSGLY, encoded by the coding sequence GTGGCTCGGCTCTTGGTGGTGTCGCATTCACGATCGGGCGGCACCGCGCAACTGCGCGACGCCGTGCTCGACGGGATCGCCTCGGCCACCGAGGAGATGGGCGCCACCGCCTCACTCGAACTGCGCCGGCTGGAGTGCGAGGCCGCCGGGCCCGACGACGTGCGCTGGGCAGAGTTGGTCGTGCTCGGCTGCCCCGAGCGGTTCGGCTACATGGCCGGGCTGATGAAGGACTTCCTCGAGCGCATCTACTACGAGGTCATCGACGAGACCCGCAGCAAGCCGTGGGGACTCTTCGTCAAGGCGGGCAACGACGGTTCGGGCGCCGTGCGCAGCGTGGAGCGGATCGTCGCCGGATTGCAGTGGAAGCAAGTGCTGGCCCCGGTCGTGGCGGTGGGCGACGATGTGACCGTCGAGCACACCGACGCGGCCTGGGAGCTGGGAGCGACGTTGGCCGCCGGCCTGCTCAGCGGCTTGTACTGA
- a CDS encoding fumarylacetoacetate hydrolase family protein: MKLALIADREGLEWVATVDSAAGTASPIAASPSLLEGQQSLLRVAMTRHAPDPIRPPLGLDAVRLLSPVPEPPSIRDFYAFEEHVATAMGARGRTVPAAWYEVPAFYFTNPVAVLAHGDPVHAPRGCERLDYELEVAAVVGVEVDGADDLERHPADWRSVVGGFCVMNDWSARDVQATEMAVGLGPAKGKDFATSLGPWLVTPDEFPATAGSMTASVDGVQWSSGDLAALHHPWPTMLAQAARDTRLRPGDVLGTGTVGTGCILELSLVHGSDRFPWLAPGQRVELTVEGIGTLTNEVVARP, encoded by the coding sequence GTGAAGCTGGCGCTGATAGCCGACCGCGAAGGCCTCGAGTGGGTGGCCACCGTCGATTCCGCTGCGGGCACCGCGTCACCCATCGCGGCGTCGCCATCGTTGCTCGAAGGCCAGCAGTCGCTGTTGCGGGTGGCGATGACCCGACACGCTCCCGACCCGATCCGACCGCCGCTCGGGCTCGACGCCGTCCGCCTCTTGAGCCCGGTGCCCGAGCCGCCGTCGATCCGAGACTTCTACGCGTTCGAGGAGCACGTGGCCACTGCGATGGGCGCGCGGGGACGCACCGTGCCGGCGGCCTGGTACGAGGTGCCCGCCTTCTACTTCACCAACCCGGTGGCCGTGTTGGCTCACGGCGATCCCGTGCACGCGCCGCGCGGTTGTGAACGGCTCGACTACGAGCTGGAGGTGGCGGCGGTGGTCGGTGTCGAGGTCGACGGAGCTGACGACCTCGAGCGGCATCCTGCGGACTGGCGGTCGGTGGTCGGAGGCTTCTGCGTGATGAACGACTGGTCCGCCCGCGACGTGCAGGCCACCGAGATGGCGGTCGGCTTGGGTCCAGCCAAGGGCAAGGACTTCGCCACGTCGCTCGGACCGTGGCTGGTGACGCCCGACGAGTTCCCGGCCACCGCGGGGTCCATGACGGCCAGCGTGGACGGCGTGCAATGGTCGAGCGGCGACCTCGCCGCACTGCACCATCCGTGGCCCACGATGCTCGCGCAAGCCGCTCGCGACACACGGCTGCGGCCGGGCGACGTGCTCGGCACCGGCACAGTGGGCACGGGCTGCATCCTCGAACTGTCGCTCGTCCACGGCAGCGATCGGTTCCCGTGGCTGGCGCCGGGGCAGCGGGTGGAGCTCACCGTCGAGGGCATCGGCACCCTCACGAACGAGGTTGTCGCCCGCCCCTGA
- a CDS encoding Lrp/AsnC ligand binding domain-containing protein: MVSAFVLIAAEPARITELASALTEIDGVAEVYSVAGDVDLVVIVRVRHHDDLAAVVTGKVATLPGIVSTRTMIAYQAFSSHDLESMWSLGVD; the protein is encoded by the coding sequence ATGGTCAGCGCCTTCGTGCTCATCGCGGCCGAACCGGCGCGCATCACCGAGCTGGCGAGCGCGCTCACCGAGATCGACGGCGTGGCCGAGGTGTACTCCGTGGCGGGCGACGTCGACTTGGTGGTGATCGTCCGGGTGCGCCACCACGACGATCTCGCCGCCGTGGTCACCGGCAAGGTGGCCACGCTGCCCGGCATCGTGTCGACCCGCACGATGATCGCCTACCAGGCGTTCAGCAGCCACGACCTCGAGAGCATGTGGAGCCTCGGCGTCGACTGA